A genomic window from Treponema maltophilum ATCC 51939 includes:
- a CDS encoding thioredoxin family protein translates to MVREITEKEFDEVVLKASKPVLVDFYAPWCGDCKRLAPALEVIAEKNAALFDTVKIDVDKAPDTGKKYNINALPTLSVFRSGKNGPYISEPASKAQVDEWLKGQGF, encoded by the coding sequence ATGGTAAGAGAAATAACCGAAAAAGAATTCGATGAAGTCGTATTGAAGGCGTCAAAGCCGGTGCTCGTGGATTTTTACGCTCCGTGGTGCGGCGACTGCAAACGTCTTGCGCCCGCCTTGGAAGTTATTGCGGAAAAAAACGCGGCTTTGTTCGATACGGTAAAGATAGATGTCGATAAAGCCCCCGATACGGGCAAAAAATATAATATCAACGCGCTGCCGACCCTTTCGGTGTTCCGCAGCGGTAAAAACGGGCCGTACATAAGCGAGCCGGCTTCCAAAGCGCAAGTGGACGAATGGCTTAAAGGGCAGGGATTTTAA
- a CDS encoding NADase-type glycan-binding domain-containing protein: MNKQIFFLGIIIFNIIVSGFAETLHGKYYSDEGYFNFINNKYEYFNINLDNGKTEKATGGFTLSEDSFGNAQISFIDDATQTTRTMRYFCFEDYLILYKDSEVPYFIGNSNSARKLEALISTEVKASSSLKEKNYSFSPEKITFWGNLNYVWAEGVSGQGIGEKLFLKNKEIKKLYILPGYVSIKRPDLFNKNSRPKKIKISIKENVCYFFLIDKPVFQVLDLNSVIDDEIIIEILEVYPGTKYEDTCISSILCSR, from the coding sequence ATGAATAAACAAATATTTTTTCTAGGTATAATAATTTTTAATATCATTGTATCCGGCTTTGCAGAAACGCTGCATGGAAAATATTATTCTGACGAAGGATATTTTAATTTCATTAATAATAAATATGAGTACTTCAATATTAATTTAGACAATGGTAAAACTGAAAAAGCTACAGGGGGATTTACACTTTCGGAAGATTCTTTTGGGAATGCACAAATTTCTTTTATAGACGATGCAACACAAACTACAAGAACTATGAGATATTTTTGCTTTGAAGATTATCTTATTTTATATAAAGACAGCGAAGTCCCCTATTTTATTGGTAACTCTAATTCGGCAAGAAAACTTGAAGCTTTAATCTCTACAGAAGTGAAAGCTTCGTCTTCCTTAAAGGAAAAAAATTATAGTTTTTCACCTGAGAAAATTACATTTTGGGGAAACTTAAATTATGTTTGGGCAGAAGGTGTTAGCGGTCAAGGAATTGGTGAAAAATTATTTTTAAAGAATAAAGAAATTAAAAAATTATATATTTTGCCGGGATATGTTTCTATTAAACGACCGGATTTATTCAATAAAAATTCACGCCCAAAGAAGATTAAAATATCTATAAAAGAGAATGTTTGCTATTTTTTTCTTATAGATAAGCCTGTTTTTCAGGTTTTGGATTTGAATTCGGTAATTGATGATGAAATAATCATTGAAATTCTGGAAGTGTATCCAGGAACAAAGTACGAAGATACTTGTATTTCATCAATCTTGTGTAGTAGATAA
- a CDS encoding formylglycine-generating enzyme family protein — protein sequence MTKFKTHSIKAYAFKAAAALVATAFITTALMFTCCSNSARGNAGTGSRGRRNGGARTPSTPADARSLENAGFVKIIPPTTGTEGVAPDPDSLPENEAKWKGVFIDGRKVKLSPYALGKTEVTYKLWKEVYDWATGKGYQFANPGKKGSDGTGNDEEQPVTCVSWRDCIVWCNAYTEKTTDSDADCVYRKSKDDTTVLKDAKEKEGEEVFICDNAYADMDKKGFRLPTEAEWEYAARWQGSDKTNAVQYGDVWLTKLNSASGAKKTIGFKELPTLPEGENWESLRDELTRVAVYDKWWNGTSIQQQNPQTIKTAPVGSKASNTLGLYDMSGNVLEWCFDRYDPEPASNDNAYMSEDIVMDPQGAASGKRRVERGGSWFSSVNSRGEELCGARFCAVGLRNYGEPDGKSIYLGFRLAWRP from the coding sequence ATGACAAAGTTTAAAACTCACAGTATAAAGGCATATGCCTTTAAGGCAGCTGCAGCGCTCGTTGCGACTGCATTTATTACAACGGCACTTATGTTTACCTGCTGTTCAAATAGTGCGCGAGGAAACGCGGGTACCGGTTCCCGAGGCCGTAGGAATGGCGGTGCCCGAACGCCCTCAACACCTGCGGATGCGAGATCTTTGGAAAATGCAGGATTTGTAAAAATAATACCTCCGACAACCGGCACCGAAGGCGTTGCTCCCGATCCCGACTCCTTACCCGAAAATGAAGCTAAGTGGAAAGGCGTATTTATTGACGGCCGCAAGGTAAAGTTAAGCCCCTATGCGCTCGGTAAAACGGAGGTAACATATAAACTTTGGAAAGAAGTCTACGATTGGGCTACCGGGAAAGGGTATCAGTTTGCCAATCCGGGGAAAAAAGGCAGTGACGGAACCGGAAATGATGAAGAGCAGCCTGTAACTTGTGTAAGCTGGCGGGATTGCATAGTATGGTGTAATGCGTATACGGAAAAGACGACAGACTCCGATGCCGACTGTGTATACCGTAAAAGTAAAGACGATACTACGGTATTAAAAGACGCAAAAGAGAAAGAAGGGGAAGAAGTATTTATTTGCGACAATGCCTATGCCGATATGGATAAAAAAGGCTTCCGTCTTCCTACCGAAGCCGAATGGGAATATGCCGCCCGCTGGCAGGGAAGTGATAAAACAAATGCGGTACAATACGGCGATGTATGGCTTACCAAACTTAACAGTGCAAGCGGAGCAAAAAAAACGATAGGCTTTAAAGAACTGCCCACTCTACCTGAGGGAGAAAATTGGGAAAGTTTACGGGATGAGCTTACGAGGGTCGCCGTATATGACAAGTGGTGGAACGGAACCTCTATACAACAGCAAAACCCTCAGACAATTAAGACGGCTCCGGTAGGAAGCAAAGCTTCGAATACACTTGGTTTATATGATATGTCGGGAAATGTCTTGGAATGGTGTTTTGATCGGTATGATCCGGAGCCTGCATCAAACGATAATGCATATATGAGTGAAGATATCGTTATGGATCCTCAAGGTGCCGCATCGGGCAAACGCCGTGTTGAACGCGGCGGCAGTTGGTTCAGCAGTGTGAATTCCAGGGGTGAAGAGCTCTGCGGTGCGAGGTTTTGCGCTGTAGGTCTACGGAACTACGGCGAACCTGACGGCAAAAGCATCTATCTTGGCTTCCGCTTGGCGTGGCGACCGTAA
- the trxB gene encoding thioredoxin-disulfide reductase, with the protein MIYDVAIIGGGPGGYTAALYCVRSGLSAVVLEKLSPGGQMAATNIVDNYPGFEEGIDGFTLGQKMKAGAERFGAQTVLAEVKSADLKSKIKKIDSSEGVFEAKTVIIATGAEAKKLGLPEETQLAGKGVAYCATCDGMFYKNKTVAVVGGGNSAVADALYLSNICTEVYLIHRRGELRASAVYMNALKAVGNVHLVWHSVVSKLLYDKTLTGITVRNVESGETSNIECSGLFVAVGRLPNTALFKDTVELDAGGYIVADESTRTNIPGVFAVGDVRTKALRQIVTACADGAVASRYIEDYIRE; encoded by the coding sequence ATGATATACGATGTTGCAATAATCGGCGGCGGGCCGGGCGGCTATACGGCGGCTTTGTACTGCGTGCGTTCGGGGCTTTCCGCCGTCGTACTTGAAAAGCTGTCGCCGGGCGGACAAATGGCCGCGACGAATATCGTCGATAATTATCCCGGTTTTGAAGAAGGCATAGACGGCTTTACGCTCGGCCAAAAAATGAAAGCGGGCGCCGAGCGCTTCGGAGCGCAAACCGTCCTCGCCGAAGTAAAATCCGCCGATTTAAAATCGAAGATAAAAAAGATAGACAGTTCCGAAGGCGTATTCGAAGCGAAAACCGTGATTATTGCAACGGGAGCCGAAGCGAAAAAATTGGGGCTTCCCGAAGAAACGCAGCTTGCCGGAAAAGGCGTTGCATATTGCGCAACCTGCGACGGCATGTTTTATAAAAACAAAACGGTCGCGGTTGTCGGCGGCGGAAACTCGGCAGTTGCCGATGCGCTTTATTTGAGCAATATTTGCACAGAAGTGTACCTTATTCACCGCCGGGGAGAATTGCGCGCTTCGGCCGTTTATATGAACGCTTTAAAAGCTGTCGGCAATGTGCATCTCGTGTGGCATTCCGTCGTTTCAAAACTGCTGTATGATAAAACGCTTACCGGCATTACCGTGCGAAACGTCGAATCGGGCGAAACTTCAAATATCGAATGCAGCGGTTTGTTCGTTGCCGTCGGCCGGCTGCCGAACACGGCTTTATTTAAAGATACCGTGGAACTCGATGCCGGCGGCTATATCGTTGCCGACGAATCGACGCGCACGAATATTCCCGGCGTTTTTGCCGTAGGAGATGTGCGCACCAAGGCTTTGCGCCAAATCGTTACCGCGTGCGCCGACGGGGCGGTCGCTTCAAGGTATATAGAAGACTATATAAGAGAATAG